In the genome of Chelmon rostratus isolate fCheRos1 chromosome 24, fCheRos1.pri, whole genome shotgun sequence, one region contains:
- the LOC121627598 gene encoding protein NLRC3-like: MNPREDREEGVRPSETSLWGGHDGQTKAQRPEQQDTPDSAGPGPGPSCVSCRSDRSKDLPLTFKQQHVSDRQIYGRPASAEPEPGPGSSCVSLNSDGSVGRFIDFRGEQPSAAKRVDQKSSEVPSGQSAQQHQTHLDSIFMLLEENIVTFVKDELKKMKKVLSSDNPESQREDEEVSDGEDEEQKRSSREAFLKITQHFLRRMKEEDLADCLQSRSPVGVCENSLKSNLKEKFQCVFEGFAKPGNRTLLNQIYTELYITEGGTGQVNDEHEVRQIETASRKPHRPETTIRHEDVFKPSPGREEPIRTVMTKGVAGIGKTVLTQKFTLDWAEDKANQDIQFVFPFTFRELNVLKEKKFSLVELVHQFFPETKEAGICRFEQFQVVFIFDGLDECRLPLDFTNNEILTDVTKSTSVDVLLTNLIKRKLLPSARLWITTRPAAANQIPPECVDMVTEIRGFTDEQKEEYFRKRFRDADQASRIISHIKTSESLHIMCHIPVFCWITATVLKDLIKTREQGELPKTLTQMYIHFLVVQAKLKNVKYDGAEGSDPHWTPVQRKTIESLGKLAFEQLQKGNLIFYESDLTECGIDITEASLYSGVFTQIFKEERGLYQDKVFCFVHLSVQEFLAALHVHLTFINSGVNLLSEEQTIHHESAETHFYQSAVDKSLKSPNGHLDLFLRFLLGLSLQTNQTLLRGLLTQTGSGSKTNQAAFEYIQKKIEEAPSAEQTLNLFHCLNELNDCSLLDVIQQSLSSGRLSADELSPAQWSGLVFILLSSGKDLFDLKKFPLSGVTHGRLRQVQACTESLKSTYELFMLVVEKFRSQSSRRGEVDLQDSGVKPPRVEPAGLRRLRPGLRKYPHELKPTGRGKHLSPPPPPSLTQ; the protein is encoded by the exons ATGAATCCAcgtgaggacagagaggagggggtccGTCCCTCTGAAACCAGTCTGTGGGGGGGACATGACGGCCAGACCAAAGCTCAGAG gccagagcagcaggacacaccagactctgctggacctggacctggacccagctgtgtgtcctgcaggaGTGACCGGTCAAAGGATCTCCCCCTGACttttaaacagcagcatgtctctgacagaca GATCTATGGGAGACCAGCCTCtgctgaacctgaacctggacCTGgatccagctgtgtgtccttgaATAGTGACGGCTCAGTGGGTCGTTTCATTGATTTTAGAGGAGAACAGCCGTCTGCTGCAAAGAG AGTCGACCAGAAGAGCTCAGAGGTTCCCAGTGGTCAGTCTGCCCAGCAGCATCAGACTCACCTGGACTCCATATTTATG ctgctggaggagaacattGTCACTTTTGTGAAGGACGagctgaagaagatgaagaaggttCTGAGTTCAGATAACCcagagagtcagagggaggatgaggaggtgtcggatggtgaggatgaagagcagaagaggagcagcagagaggcattTCTGAAGATCACACAGCACTTcctgaggaggatgaaggaggaggatctgGCCGACTGTCTGCAGAGCA GAAGTCCTGTTGGTGTTTGTGAGAATTCTCTGAAATCTAACCTGAAGGAGaagttccagtgtgtgtttgaggggttTGCTAAACCAGGAAACCGGACCCTTCTGAATCAGATCTACACAGAGCTCTACATCACAGAGGGGGGGACTGGACAGGTCAATGATGaacatgaggtcagacagattgAAACAGCATCCAGGAAACCACACAGACCAGAAACAACAATCAGACATGAAGACGTCTTCAAACCCTCACCTGGAAGAGAGGAACCAATCAGAACAGTGATGACGAAGGGCGTGGCTGGCATTGGGAAGACAGTCCTAACACAGAAGTTCACTCTGGACTGGGCTGAAGACAAAGCCAACCAGGACATACAGTTCGTGTTTCCCTTCACCTTCAGAGAGCTGAAcgtgctgaaagagaaaaagttcAGCTTGGTGGAACTTGTTCATCAATTCTTTCCTGAAACCAAAGAAGCAGGAATCTGCAGGTTTGAACAGTTCCAGGTTGTCTTCATCTTTGATGGTCTGGATGAGTGTCGACTTCCTCTGGACTTCACCAACAATGAGATCCTGACTGATGTTACAAAGTCCACCTCGgtggatgtgctgctgacaaacctcATCAAGAGGAAACTGCTTCCCTCTGCCCGCCTCTGGATAACCACACGACCTgcggcagccaatcagatccctcctGAGTGTGTCGACATGGTGACAGAGATCAGAGGGTTCACTGATGaacagaaggaggagtacttcaGGAAGAGATTCAGAGATGCAGACCAGGCCAGCAGGATCATCTCCCACATCAAGACATCAGAAAGTCTCCACATCATGTGCCACATCCCGgtcttctgctggatcactgccACAGTCCTGAAGGATTTGATCAAGACCAGAGAGCAAGGAGAGCTGCCCAAGACCCTGACTCAGATGTACATCCACTTCCTGGTGGTTCAAGCCAAGCTGAAGAATGTCAAGTATGATGGAGCAGAAGGGTCAGACCCACACTGGACTCCGGTACAGCGGAAGACGATTGAGTCTCTGGGAAAACTGGcttttgagcagctgcagaaaggaaaCCTGATCTTCTATGAATCAGACCTGACAGAGTGTGGCATCGATATCACAGAAGCTTCACTGTACTCAGGAGtgttcacacagatctttaaagaggagagaggactgtACCAGGACAAGGTGTTCTGCTTCGTCCATCTGAGtgttcaggagtttctggctgctcttcatGTCCATCTGACCTTCATCAACTCTGGAGtcaatctgctgtcagaggaacaAACAATCCACCATGaatctgcagagacacacttcTACCAGAGTGCTGTGGACAAGTCCTTAAAGAGTCCAAATGGACACCTGGACTTGTTCCTCCGATTCCTCCTGGGTCTTTCACTGCAGACCAATCAGACTCTCCTACGAGGCCTGCTgactcagacaggaagtggctcAAAAACCAATCAGGCAGCTTTCGAGTACATCCAGAAGAAGATCGAGGAGGCTCCCTCTGCTGAGCAGACTCTCAATCTGTTCCACTGTCTGAACGAGCTGAACGATTGCTCTCTCCTGGATGTGATCCAGCAGTCTCTGAGTTCAGGAAGACTCTCTGCCGATGagctgtctcctgctcagtggTCAGGTCTGGTCTTCATCTTGCTGTCATCGGGAAAAGATTTGTTTGATCTGAAGAAATTCCCTCTTTCAGGAGTGACTCATGGGAGGCTCCGACAAGTCCAGGCCTGCACAGAATCCCT aaaATCCACCTACGAATTGTTCATGTTAGTTGTTGAAAAGTTCAGATCCCAGTCCTCCAGGCGGGGGGAGGTGgacctgcaggattcaggagtgaagcctCCCAG gGTGGAGCCTGCTGGACTCCGACGGTTGAGACCAGGTCTGAGgaagt ATCCCCATGAACTCAAAccaacaggaagaggaaaacatctttctcctcctcctcctccgtctctgaCACAGTAG
- the LOC121627596 gene encoding NLR family CARD domain-containing protein 3-like, whose amino-acid sequence MKEEDLADRLQSRSPASGYEGKLKSNLKKKFQCVFEGIAKAGTRTLLNQIYTELFITEGGTGQVNDEHEVRQIETASRKPDRPETTIRHEDIFYPSPGRDEPIRTVMTKGVAGIGKTVLTQKFTLDWAEDKANQDIQFMFPFTFRELNVLKEKKFSLVELVHQFFPETKEAGICRFEQFQVVFIFDGLDECRLPLDFTNNEILTDVTKSTSVDVLLTNLIRRKLLPSARLWITTRPAAANQIPPECVDMVTEIRGFTDEQKEEYFRKRFRDEDQANRIISHIKTSRSLHIMCHIPVFCWITATVLEDVMKTREGGELPKTLTQMYIHFLVVQSKLKNIKYDGGEGSDPHWTPVQRKTIESLGKLAFEQLQKGNLIFYESDLTECGIDITEASLYSGVFTQIFKEERGLYQDKVFCFVHLSVQEFLAALHVHLTFINSGVNLLSEEQTTPWWSKVFRDDHQSTQLYQSAVDKALHSPNGHLDLFLRFLLGLSLQTNQTLLRGLVTQTGSGSKYNQLTVEYIKKKIEETPSAEKSINLFHCLNELNDRYLVNQIQWFLSSGRLSTDELSPAQWSALVFILLSSEEDLDVFDLKKFSASEEALLKLLPVVKASNKALLSSCNLSEKSCEVLSSVLRSQSSSLRELDLSDNNLQDSGVKLLSAGLESPHCTLETLRLSGCLITQEGCASLASALRSNPSHLRELDLRYNHPGDSGVKLLSAGLEEPDWRLKTLRVEPAGLRWLRPGPRKYSRELKLDTNTVNRNIKLSDDNRKATLVKEHQSYPDHPDRFDWCPQLLCGTGLTGRCYWEVEWRGRVDISVSYRRIRRKGDSKDCVFGLNDQSWSLICSDGRYFVRYNNRITSSSSFFSSSVSDRVGVFVDYPAGTLSFYRVSSDTLILLHTFSTTFTEPLYPGFRLWSGSRSGSSVSLCPL is encoded by the exons atgaaggaggaggatctgGCTGACCGTCTGCAGAGCA GAAGTCCTGCTTCAGGTTATGAAGGTAAACTTAAATCGAACCTGAAGAAGaagttccagtgtgtgtttgaggggattgCTAAAGCAGGAACCCGGACCCTTCTGAATCAGATCTACACAGAGCTCTTCATCACAGAGGGGGGGACTGGACAGGTCAATGATGaacatgaggtcagacagattgAAACAGCATCCAGGAAACCAGACAGACCAGAAACAACAATCAGACATGAAGATATCTTCTATCCCTCACCTGGACGAGATGAACCAATCAGAACAGTGATGACGAAGGGCGTGGCTGGCATTGGGAAGACAGTCCTAACACAGAAGTTCACTCTGGACTGGGCTGAAGACAAAGCCAACCAGGACATACAGTTCATGTTTCCCTTCACCTTCAGAGAGCTGAatgtgctgaaagagaaaaagttcAGCTTGGTGGAACTTGTTCATCAATTCTTTCCTGAAACCAAAGAAGCAGGAATCTGCAGGTTTGAACAGTTCCAGGTTGTGTTCATCTTTGATGGTCTGGATGAGTGTCGACTTCCTCTGGACTTCACCAACAATGAGATCCTGACTGATGTTACAAAGTCCACCTCGgtggatgtgctgctgacaaacctcatcagGAGGAAACTGCTTCCCTCTGCCCGCCTCTGGATAACCACacgacctgcagcagccaatcagatccctcctGAGTGTGTTGACATGGTGACAGAGATCAGAGGGTTCACTGATGaacagaaggaggagtacttcaGGAAGAGATTCAGAGATGAAGACCAGGCCAACAGAATCATCTCCCACATCAAGACATCACGaagcctccacatcatgtgccacatcccggtcttctgctggatcactgccACAGTCCtggaggatgtgatgaagaccagagagggaggagagctgccCAAGACGCTGACTCAGATGTACATCCACTTCCTGGTGGTTCAGTCGAAACTGAAGAACATCAAGtatgatggaggagaggggtCAGATCCACACTGGACTCCGGTACAGCGGAAGACGATTGAGTCTCTGGGAAAACTAGCTTtcgagcagctgcagaaaggaaaCCTGATCTTCTATGAATCAGACCTGACAGAGTGTGGCATCGATATCACAGAAGCTTCACTGTACTCAGGAGtgttcacacagatctttaaagaggagagaggactgtACCAGGACAAGGTGTTCTGCTTCGTCCATCTGAGtgttcaggagtttctggctgctcttcatGTCCATCTGACCTTCATCAACTCTGGAGtcaatctgctgtcagaggaacaAACAACCCCCTGGTGGTCTAAAGTATTCAGAGATGATCATCAATCAACACAGCTCTACCAAAGTGCTGTGGACAAGGCCTTACACAGTCCAAATGGACACCTGGACCTGTTCCTCCGATTCCTCCTGGGTCTTTCACTGCAGACCAATCAGACTCTCCTACGAGGCCTGGTgactcagacaggaagtggatcaAAATACAATCAGTTAACGGTCGAGTACATCAAGAAGAAGATTGAAGAGACTCcctctgcagagaaaagcatcaatctgttccactgtctgaatgaactgaacGATCGTTATTTAGTGAATCAGATCCAATGGTTCCTGAGTTCAGGAAGACTCTCCACAGATGaactgtctcctgctcagtggTCAGCTCTGGTCTTCATCTTACTGTCATCAGAAGAAGATCTGGATGTGTTTGACCTGAAGAAATTCTCTGCTTCAGAGGAGGCTCTTCTGAAGCTGCTGCCGGTGGTCAAAGCCTCCAACAAAGCTCT actgagcAGCTGTAACCTCTCAGAGAAAAGCTGTGAAGTTCTGTCTTCAGTTCTCAGATCCcagtcctccagtctgagagagctggacctgagtgACAACAACCTccaggattcaggagtgaagctgctgtctgctggactggagagtccacaCTGTACACTGGAAACTCTCAG gctgtcaGGCTGTCTGATCACACAGGAAGgttgtgcttctctggcctcagctctgagaTCCAATCCCTCtcatctgagagagctggacctgagaTACAATCATCCAGGAGactcaggagtgaagctgctgtctgctggactggaggagCCAGACTGGCGCCTGAAGACTCTCAG GGTGGAGCCTGCTGGACTCCGATGGTTGAGACCAGGTCCGagaaagt ATTCCCGTGAACTCAAACtcgacacaaacacagtgaacagaaacatcaaactGTCGGACGACAACAGGAAGGCGACGCTGGTGAAGGAGCATCAGTCATATCCTGATCATCCAGACAGGTTTGACTGGtgtcctcagctgctgtgtggaacTGGTCTGACTGGTCGCTGTTACTGGGAGGTCGAGTGGAGAGGAAGAGTTGATATATCAGTGAGTTACAGGAGAATCAGAAGGAAAGGAGACAGTAAAGACTGTGTGTTCGGATTGAATGATCAGTCCTGGAGTCTGATCTGCTCTGATGGTCGTTATTTTGTCCGTTACAATAACAGAataacatcctcctcctccttcttctcctcctccgtctctgaCAGAGTAGGAGTGTTTGTGGACTATCCTGCTGGGACTCTGTCCTTCTACAGAgtctcctctgacacactgatcCTCCTCCACACCTTCAGCACCACATTCACTGAACCTCTTTATCCTGGCTTTAGACTGTGGTCTGGGTCCAGGTCTGgttcctcagtgtctctgtgtccccTGTAG